A genomic region of Conger conger chromosome 6, fConCon1.1, whole genome shotgun sequence contains the following coding sequences:
- the LOC133131152 gene encoding helicase with zinc finger domain 2-like isoform X4, whose amino-acid sequence MSDTGHGEQSSVLSPLLQTHELCVACASCCEQPHDIHLSHRCGENILLARQRGGRETDWKHVSPRPTFRNPAKYVKCLFTAESGECLQYGKRCTFAKSDEEATVWNFLKNSRLEHSLLIGLVSQAQGREEEKEELDVAERIQSLFTGHFLQLCHACFHSSPRQITPERPAKACGHPLHPALVLFQVGGCQGEKIQFSEIRPIPLGLRFLQFRHCWHVQRGHPCRTACTFPHSEAEMAVWTAERNEGLDRNDLVTALDESDAQESAEEPQAQFHCTLCQLQFYSQDGFVSHCSSLAHERRYCEDEDPVTEWKHRCPPECSQAFELCNRPDTCEYRENCTAAHSIEELQEWCLRMRMVRRKRKAAQEQGLLSYRDQLLMEYRESINEVLIMSEDVEGVTVTCDKELHLSSEKKKLEVKWTFTIHSERPLKAAALLKQEPGAAFTLGDSTSKCPCAYSDGSLFCTLGTSYTLPVTFSSDCPGRYEQWLALDFDTRPVLLQKIQVHVGERQIFPELAEDMSQSGSPAPTAPLPSPLRTEPWHRGNRIIVTCLHRTEAAEELLKEYKPPWLNPTFSPATVISDVTLTRKNYRESMHSFLYREELAQDEVLSRLSLQSVVVTLSDTITRSPFEMKAVPFPLLYASVPLSYTPQTPEGQLLRTAVGSALVAPSPSAGKKVYEARVLLEASTEDTIYLLLSRACCSELSLRKEESCPMDIQFQLNRLEFCEWHQAVDLLPDVERVLPELNRRSIPDYSGEFPKLKLNVKQRAAMSLIIGEASEQTPTAPVLIYGPFGTGKTFTLATAIKELLRQPCTRVLICTHTNSSADLYVKDHFHHYVEGGHPEARPLRIKANKKGLAILSTDKITLGYCLVAPDNDSFLFPKRSDLDSHRLVITTASMARHLHDLKLPVGYFTHILIDEASQMLECAALIPLTLAGSRTKVVLTGDHMQTGPKLFSVAEGRSSSDYTLLNRLFHYYQGQKGEAASRSKVIFSENYRCTKVIVDFIATHFYFGKLDVRTNEVIKASGRVPSHPRFHPLRFHHIRGTCSWDKVSMSWYNAEEAKGVAEIVEELLKEWPPEWGKQEQQAICVLSQEYGQIKLIRRELRKKKMGNVIVETVYNVQGKQFRAILMTAVHTRDSLLLSDSAHPELFEDTRVLNTAMTRAQSQVVAVGDAPALCYFGRCSKIWKCYINECIDKGSANPKHITINHIKQEVKEISKFHKTGEGYNSDIESSESEVSRIEDSILQELLDEGKDVQVGITEEGLLEIIQKALSGETTVAEDWSDTNIELLLRTRPNDFKRCKLIMEKFDSGYAIPLDQATLRISITGRDNIGRSFPGDVVAVEILRDDDISWNGKVVGVLKGQSQTIFVCAIDMYDPQVMTPINKCAPKIFAPFVKGKPNYVAVRKKENGHWFPHKYVQINEDLRQNCLFVVEVLKWVKPCRYPLGVVTKVLQKTGSEEDGLEMLDIEYQLLKGPPKCNERDFKVCLKNKKDREEFRNYTYTFTIDSIKSQDLDDAISVRDLGAHYEIGVHITDVASFVAKGSEVDKYAETQGNVLYRVNEDPAFLFPEALRQDHLSLLPECERHAISLMVVIEKESNRIMSNTFALSLIKSKKRMTYQEADKILQRHYVNSGVPLRFDTWEDCLAVVYHFSKVHKYHRVSGNVRHVQSDEGGKGKGMSHDMVAELMIMYNSFVSDLLIDNEETKSLTPLRCQDCPDPKEVSQLLARHSALMPFSAHLSHLQNENMDLDNDNAKGQSADEQILKCEEDKVDSETTEQCHARDSFTEFNIFTSLFKQFEAAAQNRDFHMLVYLITADDIHPQLQPIAVKFSSLLQKNYIHRSKSTSQSKVGHHDLLLDSYTWASSPMRRYMDVIVQRLLHSALENTTPRYTSKEIDLFCALYMEKCKRKAEFDNAVQNLNTTIYLSQQSAQIMAVVNDLHSRRHFQVSFLINQGIPSQMSIQFKDLKLIDQPEFMESDGEIHSIILKWKRRVYSFTNSHISSKLKGVKLNCHITPVQANTWESIVSAIRAEDWEKVVYYVREIKPSLSRCLKEGECRPPEFQHYTELSLELKVGQSLPVQLGTDINRGRTFPAVQLLNIHPQFDICLQHSKNPVMCFSNLALKASKQVYSSYREYMQIWGPMCAVDTAHNAVAENDSIVLEGVKITWKDETNGYFYLSLEQKKQWSIECDLKNCFLCIRLRDQMVNGCEGMDFYGISPLLNLEDPQSFTWVAHGVTTKEDEASRRRLCIQIDFSLNHLSMKNTLVFSENTVFTVELIPKNLPCVLREHAIANLVRANELVKNISMGKTPFHTSAVFENNAQNVDISDGQLPSLSALNESQKAAIKKALEMPFSLIQGPPGTGKTVVGIHIVYWFFTRNQKADATGHYTHNKKGLEKKNGILYCGPSNKSVDIVAEQLLKLKDVKALRVCSDQMEMLEFPYPGSRMKVCRKSLREEKPDEALRSITLRYLIRKTDNPFSHEILSFESRIEEEGTIDDDEIASYRKLLNKARQYELRKHDVVLCTCAAAQDPNLLKTMNFRQILIDECSMATEPEALIPLVAHKPEQIVLLGDHKQIQPIVQCNLVKTLGMKKSLFERYQTESYGHLATMLDTQYRMHEDICKFPSETFYNGCLVTKAKRETSVLLSPSKKPTAILFGQVDGKEETLVVSTEKGNENSTMNVEESKQAVRICKLLISKSGIEPTSIAILTPYNAQRSQINKNLSENHIKGVAVCTIMKSQGSEWRYVILSTVRSCPRSEIDGQVPRPTKAWLSKQLGFITDPNQVNVAITRAQDGLCILGNQHLLKCSALWNKLLAHYQKQECVVDPAKAIQVNPIGKSKSKQQK is encoded by the exons ATGAGCGACACTGGGCACGGCGAGCAAAGCTCGGTGCTCAGTCCATTGTTACAGACACATGAGCTTTGTGTTGCATGTGCATCATGCTGTGAACAACCACATGACATCCACCTTTCTCACCGGTGTGGTGAAAACATCTTGCTGGCCAGGCAGAGAGGAGGCAGAGAAACAGACTGGAAGCATGTTTCCCCCAGGCCTACTTTCCGAAACCCCGCAAAGTACGTGAAGTGTTTATTCACGGCGGAGAGTGGGGAGTGCCTCCAGTATGGCAAGCGCTGCACCTTTGCCAAAAGCGATGAGGAGGCAACCGTGTGGAATTTTCTAAAAAACAGCAGGCTCGAGCACAGCTTGCTGATTGGCCTGGTTTCCCAGGCTCAGGGGCGGGAAGAAGAGAAGGAGGAGTTGGATGTGGCAGAGAGAATTCAGAGCCTCTTCACCGGCCACTTCCTCCAACTCTGCCACGCCTGCTTCCACAGCAGCCCCCGGCAGATTACCCCTGAGCGCCCTGCCAAGGCGTGCGGTCACCCCCTCCATCCCGCTCTGGTCCTCTTCCAAGTGGGAGGATGTCAAGGCGAAAAAATACAATTCAGCGAGATCCGGCCCATCCCCCTGGGCTTGCGATTCCTGCAGTTCCGGCACTGCTGGCACGTGCAGCGAGGTCACCCGTGCCGGACTGCGTGCACGTTCCCTCACAGCGAGGCAGAGATGGCCGTGTGGACGGCCGAGAGGAACGAGGGCCTGGACCGGAATGACCTAGTCACGGCACTTGACGAGTCTGACGCCCAGGAATCGGCAGAGGAACCCCAGGCTCAGTTTCACTGCACCTTATGCCAGCTTCAGTTCTACTCCCAGGATGGCTTCGTAAGCCACTGCTCCTCTCTCGCTCACGAGAGGAGGTACTGCGAAGATGAAGACCCTGTCACTGAGTGGAAGCACCGATGCCCGCCAGAGTGCAGCCAAGCCTTTGAGCTGTGCAACAG ACCAGACACCTGTGAATATAGAGAGAACTGCACAGCAGCCCACTCCATTGAAGAGCTCCAGGAATGGTGCCTGAGGATGAGGATGGTTCGCAGGAAGAGGAAGGCTGCCCAGGAGCAGGGCCTGCTGTCCTACAGGGACCAATTGCTGATGGAATACAGGGAGAGCATCAATGAAGTTCTCATC ATGTCTGAAGACGTAGAGGGTGTTACAGTCACCTGCGATAAGGAGCTACATTTAAGCAGTGAGAAGAAGAAATTGGAAGTAAAGTGGACATTCACAATACACTCTGAG AGGCCTCTGAAGGCTGCTGCCCTGTTGAAGCAGGAGCCGGGGGCCGCATTCACATTAGGGGACAGCACCAGCAAATGCCCCTGTGCCTACTCAGACGGGAGCCTCTTCTGCACCTTAGGCACCTCCTACACCCTTCCTGTCACTTTCTCATCTGACTGTCCAGGACGCTACGAGCAGTGGCTGGCTCTAGACTTTGACACAAGGCCCGTGTTGCTGCAGAAGATCCAGGTGCATGTAGGTGAGAGGCAGATCTTCCCCGAACTTGCAGAAGACATGAGTCAGAGCGGCAGCCCAGCTCCCACTGCTCCCCTCCCTAGCCCCCTGAGGACAGAACCTTGGCATAGGGGAAACAGGATCATAGTCACCTGTCTGCATAGAACAGAGGCAGCGGAAGAGCTGCTTAAGGAGTACAAACCTCCTTGGCTGAACCCAACCTTTAGCCCTGCAACTGTGATAAGTGATGTTACCTTGACCCGGAAGAACTACAGGGAAAGTATGCACAGCTTCCTGTATAGAGAGGAGCTGGCACAAGACGAGGTACTTTCCAG GCTCAGCCTGCAGAGTGTCGTTGTCACGCTGTCTGACACCATCACTCGTTCTCCGTTTGAGATGAAGGCCGTCCCTTTCCCACTGCTCTATGCCTCGGTCCCACTGTCCTACACGCCTCAGACCCCGGAGGGCCAGCTGCTCCGGACAGCTGTTGGCTCTGCCCTTGTGGCCCCTTCTCCCTCTGCCGGAAAGAAGGTGTACGAGGCGCGGGTGCTCCTGGAGGCCAGCACTGAGGATACAATCTATCTACTGCTCTCCAGAGCCTGCTGCTCTGAGCTGAGTCTCCGGAAGGAGGAGTCGTGCCCCATGGATATTCAATTCCAGCTAAACCGCCTTGAGTTCTGCGAGTGGCATCAGGCAGTCGACCTTCTTCCAGATGTGGAGCGTGTCCTGCCAGAGCTGAACCGACGCAGCATCCCTGACTACAGTGGGGAATTCCCCAAACTCAAACTTAATGTCAAGCAAAGGGCTGCCATGTCCCTGATCATAGGGGAAGCCAGTGAACAGACACCAACAGCCCCTGTGCTAATTTATGGGCCCTTTGGGACAGGGAAAACATTCACCCTGGCAACAGCTATTAAGGAACTCCTCCGACAGCCCTGTACCAGAGTTCTGATCTGCACCCACACAAACAG TTCTGCAGATCTGTATGTGAAAGATCACTTCCATCACTATGTGGAGGGTGGACACCCAGAGGCCCGCCCCCTCAGAATAAAAGCCAATAAGAAAGGGTTGGCGATATTAAGCACTGACAAAATCACTCTGGGCTATTGTCTTGTCGCTCCCGACAACGACTCCTTCCTGTTTCCGAAGAGGTCCGACCTGGACTCGCACCGATTGGTGATAACCACTGCCTCAATGGCACGTCACCTCCATGACCTAAAGCTCCCAGTTGGCTACTTCACCCACATCCTGATTGATGAGGCTTCCCAAATGTTGGAATGTGCTGCCCTGATTCCCCTGACACTGGCTGGGTCGAGGACGAAGGTGGTCCTGACTGGGGACCACATGCAAACAGGGCCAAAGCTGTTTTCGGTAGCAGAGGGCCGCAGCAGCTCTGACTACACCCTTCTCAACCGCCTCTTCCACTATTACCAGGGACAGAAAGGTGAAGCAGCCTCAAGGAGCAAGGTGATCTTCAGTGAAAATTATCGCTGCACAAAAGTGATTGTGGACTTCATTGCCACCCACTTTTACTTTGGCAAACTTGATGTCAGGACTAATGAAGTCATAAAAGCCAGTGGCAGGGTTCCGTCGCACCCTCGGTTCCACCCACTGAGGTTCCACCACATTCGTGGAACTTGTTCCTGGGACAAGGTGTCTATGTCTTGGTACAATGCCGAGGAGGCCAAAGGTGTGGCGGAGATAGTGGAAGAACTACTCAAAGAATGGCCACCCGAATGGGGCAAACAAGAGCAGCAAGCTATTTGTGTTCTTTCACAAGAATATGGTCAG ATTAAATTAATCAGGCGTGAActgcggaaaaaaaaaatgggaaaCGTGATTGTGGAAACTGTATACAATGTACAAG GAAAGCAGTTCAGAGCCATTTTGATGACGGCGGTCCACACTCGAGACAGCCTGCTCCTCTCAGACTCAGCACACCCGGAACTCTTTGAAGACACACGTGTGCTGAACACAGCTATGACAAGAGCACAGTCACAGGTAGTTGCTGTTGGTGatgcccctgctctgtgctactttGGAAGGTGCTCCAAAATCTGGAAGTGCTACATTAACGAATGCattgacaaggggagtgccaacCCAAAGCACATCACCATCAACCACATCAAGCAAGAAGTAAAGGAAATCTCCAAGTTCCATAAAACAGGGGAGGGTTACAACAGTGATATTGAGTCCTCTGAGTCAGAAGTAAGCAGAATTGAGGACTCCATTCTTCAGGAGCTTCTGGACGAAGGTAAGGATGTTCAAGTGGGCATCACAGAAGAAGGACTATTGGAGATTATCCAGAAGGCTCTCTCAGGTGAAACAACTGTAGCCGAAGACTGGAGTGACACCAACATTGAGCTATTGTTGAGGACAAGGCCGAATGACTTCAAGCGCTGTAAGCTCATTATGGAGAAATTTGACTCAGGGTATGCTATACCCCTAGACCAGGCCACACTTCGCATTAGCATTACAGGGAGAGATAACATTGGCAGATCTTTTCCAGGAGATGTGGTTGCTGTGGAGATCTTGAGAGATGATGACATTTCTTGGAATGGTAAAGTGGTGGGGGTCCTGAAGGGGCAATCCCAAACCATATTTGTCTGCGCCATTGACATGTACGATCCCCAGGTAATGACACCCATCAATAAGTGTGCCCCCAAAATATTTGCACCCTTTGTCAAGGGCAAGCCCAATTATGTTGCAGTgcggaaaaaagaaaacggaCACTGGTTTCCACATAAGTATGTCCAGATCAATGAGGATTTAAGGCAAAACTGCCTTTTTGTTGTTGAAGTCTTGAAATGGGTCAAGCCTTGCCGGTATCCCCTTGGAGTTGTTACAAAGGTGCTTCAGAAAACAGGATCTGAAGAAGATGGACTTGAAATGTTGGACATAGAATACCAATTGCTCAAAGGCCCTCCTAAATGTAATGAAAGAGACTTCAAAgtttgtttgaaaaacaaaaaagacagaGAAGAGTTCCGCAATTACACCTATACCTTCACCATCGATTCAATCAAATCGCAGGACCTCGATGATGCAATTAGCGTGAGAGATTTGGGAGCTCACTATGAAATTGGTGTTCACATTACAGATGTTGCAAGCTTTGTGGCCAAGGGCAGTGAAGTAGACAAATATGCAGAGACCCAAGGAAATGTGCTCTACCGGGTAAATGAAGACCCAGCATTCTTGTTTCCAGAAGCGTTGAGACAAGACCATTTGAGCCTGCTTCCTGAATGTGAGCGTCATGCTATATCATTGATGGTAGTTATTGAAAAGGAAAGCAACAGGATTATGAGTAATACATTTGCCCTATCCCTGATAAAGTCAAAGAAACGGATGACATACCAGGAAGCAGATAAAATCCTCCAAAGACATTATGTGAACAGTGGAGTTCCACTAAGGTTTGACACTTGGGAGGATTGCCTTGCTGTGGTATACCACTTTTCTAAAGTTCACAAGTACCACAGGGTGTCTGGCAACGTGCGACATGTACAGTCTGATGAGGGTGGTAAAGGTAAAGGGATGTCCCATGACATGGTAGCGGAGCTCATGATCATGTATAACAGTTTTGTGTCTGACTTATTGATTGATAATGAGGAGACAAAAAGTCTCACCCCTCTGAGATGTCAAGATTGCCCAGATCCTAAGGAGGTGAGCCAGTTGTTGGCCAGACACAGTGCCCTGATGCCATTCTCTGCTCATCTCTCCCACCTTCAGAATGAGAATATGGATTTGGACAATGACAATGCCAAGGGCCAATCAGCAGATgaacaaatattaaaatgtgaagaGGACAAGGTAGACAGTGAAACTACAGAACAATGCCATGCCCGTGACAGTTTTACAGAGTTCAACATTTTCACATCCCTGTTCAAGCAATTCGAGGCTGCAGCACAAAACAGGGACTTTCACATGTTGGTTTACCTTATCACAGCTGACGACATCCACCCACAGCTTCAACCTATAGCAGTCAAATTTAGTAGCCTCCTGCAGAAGAACTACATCCACCGCTCCAAATCCACGTCCCAGTCAAAAGTAGGTCACCACGACTTGCTGCTTGACTCCTACACCTGGGCTTCCTCTCCAATGCGCCGATACATGGATGTCATTGTGCAGAGGCTGCTGCACTCTGCCCTTGAGAACACCACCCCCAGGTACACTTCTAAAGAAATTGATCTGTTCTGTGCCCTCTACATGGAAAAGTGCAAAAGGAAGGCTGAATTTGACAATGCTGTGCAGAACCTCAACACAACTATCTATTTAAGCCAACAGAGTGCACAAATAATGGCTGTTGTGAATGACTTGCATTCTAGAAGACACTTCCAGGTTTCCTTCCTTATAAACCAAGGCATACCGTCACAAATGTCCATACAGTTCAAGGACCTCAAACTAATAGATCAGCCAGAGTTCATGGAGAGCGATGGAGAAATCCATTCCATAATACTAAAATGGAAGCGAAGGGTGTATTCATTCACAAACTCCCACATCAGCTCGAAACTCAAAGGGGTCAAGCTAAATTGCCATATCACCCCTGTCCAGGCAAATACATGGGAGTCCATTGTTTCAGCTATCAGGGCAGAGGATTGGGAGAAGGTTGTCTACTATGTTCGAGAAATCAAGCCAAGCTTAAGTAGATGTTTGAAGGAGGGGGAATGCAGACCTCCCGAGTTTCAACATTACACTGAACTCTCTCTGGAGCTGAAGGTTGGACAGAGTCTCCCTGTACAGCTGGGTACGGACATAAACCGTGGTCGGACCTTCCCCGCAGTGCAGCTGCTGAACATTCATCCACAGTTTGATATTTGCCTGCAGCACTCAAAGAACCCAGTCATGTGCTTTTCCAACCTAGCACTCAAGGCATCAAAGCAAGTGTACAGCAGCTACAGGGAGTACATGCAAATTTGGGGACCAATGTGTGCAGTGGACACAGCTCACAATGCAGTGGCAGAAAATGACAGCATTGTTCTTGAAGGTGTGAAAATCACATGGAAGGATGAAACAAATGGTTACTTCTACCTGTCTCTGGAACAGAAGAAGCAATGGTCAATAGAATGTGACCTCAAGAACTGTTTCCTGTGTATTAGACTGAGGgaccaaatggtaaatgggtgCGAAGGAATGGATTTTTATGGGATTTCCCCACTCTTGAACTTGGAGGATCCCCAGTCCTTTACATGGGTAGCCCATGGAGTAACCACCAAAGAAGATGAAGCATCAAGAAGGCGTTTGTGCATTCAGATTGACTTTAGCCTCAACCACCTGTCCATGAAGAACACCCTAGTCTTCTCTGAGAATACAGTGTTCACAGTGGAACTGATCCCCAAAAATCTACCTTGCGT TCTCAGGGAGCATGCCATTGCCAACCTGGTTCGTGCTAATGAACTTGTGAAAAACATCTCCATGGGCAAGACACCATTTCACACAA GTGCAGTGTTTGAAAATAATGCACAGAATGTTGACATTTCTGATGGTCAATTGCCAAGCTTATCTGCTCTCAATGAAAGCCAGAAAGCTGCCATAAAAAAAGCGCTGGAGATGCCATTCTCACTCATACAAGGCCCACCAG GAACTGGAAAAACAGTGGTTGGGATCCATATTGTCTACTGGTTCTTTACGAGGAATCAAAAAGCTGATGCCACAGGTCACTACACCCATAACAAGAAGGGGTTGGAAAAGAAGAATGGGATTTTATATTGTGGCCCTTCCAATAAATCTGTGGACATTGTCGCTG AGCAACTCCTGAAGTTGAAAGATGTGAAAGCTCTGAGAGTTTGCAGCGATCAGATGGAGATGCTTGAGTTTCCCTACCCGGGGAGCCGTATGAAGGTGTGCCGCAAGTCTCTCCGTGAAGAGAAGCCCGACGAAGCTTTGAG aTCCATCACCCTGCGCTATCTGATCCGGAAAACAGATAATCCATTTTCCCATGAAATCCTGTCTTTTGAAAGCAGAATTGAAGAAGAAGGCAcaattgatgatgatgaaataGCCAG TTACAGGAAACTGTTGAACAAAGCCCGCCAGTATGAACTGAGAAAGCATGATGTTGTCCTCTGCACTTGTGCGGCTGCCCAAGACCCAAATCTCCTTAAGACAATGAACTTCCGGCAGATTCTCATTGATGAGTGTTCAATGGCGACAGAGCCCGAGGCTCTGATTCCACTGGTTGCGCACAAGCCGGAAcag ATTGTGCTGCTAGGAGACCATAAGCAAATTCAGCCCATTGTTCAATGCAACCTGGTCAAGACACTGGGCATGAAGAAATCTCTATTTGAGCGCTACCAAACTGAGTCCTATGGGCATTTGGCGACAATGCTTGACACCCAATACAGAATG caTGAGGACATATGCAAATTTCCCTCTGAGACATTTTACAATGGCTGTCTGGTGACCAAGGCCAAACGTGAGACCAGTGTCCTGCTGTCTCCATCAAAGAAGCCTACTGCTATACTGTTCGGCCAAGTGGATGGGAAAGAAGAAACGCTGGTGGTTTCCACAGAGAAAGGGAATGAAAACTCTACAATGAATGTGGAGGAGTCTAAGCAGGCGGTTAG AATCTGCAAGCTGCTTATCTCTAAGTCTGGTATTGAACCCACAAGCATTGCCATCTTGACACCCTACAATGCCCAGAGGTCACAGATTAACAAGAACCTGTCTGAGAATCACATTAAGGGTGTTGCTGTGTGTACCATTATGAAAAGTCAAG GAAGCGAGTGGCGCTATGTTATCCTGTCCACAGTCAGGTCCTGTCCCCGCTCAGAGATTGACGGACAGGTTCCAAGGCCCACCAAAGCATGGCTGTCAAAGCAGCTGGGCTTCATCACAGATCCCAACCAGGTTAACGTGGCCATCACCAGGGCTCAGGATGGCCTCTGTATCCTAG GAAACCAGCACTTACTGAAGTGCAGTGCCCTCTGGAATAAATTGCTGGCACATTACCAGAAACAAGAATGTGTGGTGGATCCAGCAAAAGCAATCCAAGTCAACCCCATAGggaaatccaaatccaaacaaCAGAAATGA